From the Candidatus Cloacimonadota bacterium genome, one window contains:
- a CDS encoding (2Fe-2S)-binding protein gives MKEITFTLNDKKVSINVDPMRRLIDVIRDDFHLTGTKEGCGIGECGACTVIVDKKTVCSCLMLIGQVEGKDVITIEGIEKDGELSPLQKNFIKYGAIQCGFCTPGMIMSATALLMDNPHPTQEEIRIAISGNLCRCTGYVQIIEAIQATAEEL, from the coding sequence ATGAAAGAGATAACATTTACCTTAAATGATAAGAAAGTATCAATCAACGTTGATCCAATGAGACGTCTCATCGATGTCATTCGTGATGACTTCCATCTAACTGGTACGAAAGAGGGTTGTGGCATTGGTGAATGCGGTGCATGCACTGTCATTGTTGATAAGAAAACAGTCTGTTCCTGTTTGATGTTGATCGGGCAAGTTGAAGGAAAAGATGTCATTACAATTGAAGGTATTGAAAAGGATGGCGAGCTTTCTCCATTACAAAAAAATTTTATCAAATATGGAGCTATACAATGCGGTTTCTGCACGCCGGGTATGATCATGAGTGCAACAGCACTTCTTATGGACAATCCCCATCCTACTCAAGAAGAAATCCGAATCGCCATCTCGGGAAACCTATGCAGATGTACCGGCTATGTGCAGATCATAGAAGCGATACAGGCAACGGCAGAAGAACTTTAA
- the trxA gene encoding thioredoxin, which translates to MALALTEENFDTIVNSGKVVLVDFWAEWCMPCKMIGPVIDELANEMDTDKVTITKCDVDSQRNIAVKFSITSIPSILFFKDGKVMDQIVGAVPKKMLVDKINDLI; encoded by the coding sequence ATGGCGTTAGCATTAACTGAAGAAAATTTCGATACAATTGTTAATTCAGGAAAAGTAGTCCTGGTGGATTTTTGGGCTGAATGGTGTATGCCCTGCAAGATGATCGGTCCGGTTATTGACGAACTTGCAAATGAAATGGATACCGACAAAGTGACGATCACGAAGTGTGACGTTGACAGTCAGCGGAATATTGCTGTTAAATTCAGTATCACAAGCATACCAAGCATTCTTTTCTTTAAAGATGGGAAGGTTATGGATCAGATCGTCGGAGCAGTGCCCAAAAAGATGCTGGTTGACAAAATAAATGATCTAATCTAA
- the trxB gene encoding thioredoxin-disulfide reductase, whose product MYDLIIVGGGPAGLTAGLYAARYKLKTVLIEKAPFSGGQLLKTSFIENYPGFDEAVLGYDLATKMENQALRFGLEVKKEIVTKIEFTDTMKSVYTEENEYHAKTAIISTGSEPRMLGIPGEKEFYGRGVSYCGTCDAPFFKDKVVAVIGGGNTAIEESLHIAKYASKVYIVHRRDELRADKICQEKAFAEERIEVIWDTVIKSIDFQTSGDRYITIFNRKTEKESKLKVDGVFVFIGLNPNTDLFKGQIDLTEDGFIAQKPGEEMKTNVAGVYAAGDVRDKVLRQIVNAAGDGAVAAFEANKFLTEHNI is encoded by the coding sequence ATGTATGATCTGATCATCGTGGGTGGTGGTCCCGCCGGACTCACCGCAGGATTATATGCTGCACGTTACAAATTGAAAACAGTACTGATAGAGAAAGCACCTTTTTCCGGTGGTCAGCTTTTGAAGACATCTTTCATAGAGAACTACCCGGGCTTTGATGAAGCAGTTCTTGGGTACGATCTTGCAACAAAGATGGAAAACCAGGCACTCAGATTTGGATTAGAAGTAAAGAAAGAGATCGTAACAAAGATAGAGTTTACTGATACAATGAAAAGTGTTTACACTGAAGAGAATGAATATCATGCAAAAACAGCGATCATCTCAACCGGTTCGGAACCGCGAATGCTTGGTATACCAGGAGAGAAAGAATTTTATGGTAGAGGTGTTTCTTATTGTGGCACTTGTGATGCACCGTTTTTTAAAGACAAAGTGGTTGCAGTTATCGGTGGCGGCAATACTGCAATTGAAGAATCTCTTCATATTGCTAAATATGCTTCAAAAGTCTATATCGTCCACAGAAGAGATGAACTGCGAGCTGACAAGATCTGCCAGGAGAAAGCATTTGCAGAGGAAAGGATCGAGGTCATCTGGGATACGGTTATTAAATCAATAGATTTCCAAACCTCAGGAGACAGGTATATTACAATTTTTAACAGGAAAACAGAAAAAGAAAGTAAATTAAAAGTTGACGGAGTTTTTGTATTTATTGGTTTGAATCCCAATACTGATCTTTTTAAGGGACAGATAGATTTGACCGAAGACGGATTCATCGCACAAAAACCTGGCGAGGAAATGAAGACAAATGTTGCCGGAGTCTATGCAGCTGGTGATGTGCGAGATAAAGTTCTCAGGCAGATCGTTAATGCAGCTGGAGATGGAGCAGTGGCAGCATTTGAAGCAAATAAATTCTTAACCGAACATAATATCTAA
- a CDS encoding NrdH-redoxin, producing MNNQTASVVVFSTPMCSWCRKTKDYFRKHNIRFKDIDVSRDQAAARDMVRRTGQQGVPVIIINNRPIVGFDKKKIDSLLGIKDRG from the coding sequence ATGAATAATCAAACAGCAAGTGTTGTGGTGTTTTCAACTCCCATGTGTTCTTGGTGCAGGAAAACGAAAGACTATTTCAGAAAGCACAACATACGTTTTAAAGATATTGATGTCTCAAGAGATCAGGCGGCTGCGCGCGATATGGTTCGAAGAACAGGGCAGCAGGGAGTGCCGGTCATAATAATCAATAATCGTCCCATTGTCGGTTTTGATAAGAAGAAAATAGACAGTTTATTGGGCATCAAAGATAGAGGTTAA
- a CDS encoding Hsp20/alpha crystallin family protein, with protein MAIIRYQPVRNMLDSFFKDNEFMPNFQDKNFRMPVDIYEKDGNVTIDFELPGLDKKDINIELEGNNLTVSGKMQKDNEVREENYYRCERSYGEFSRSFTLPDGIKEKDLNAAYKDGVLKVSFPKTKEIEKKKKIEVS; from the coding sequence ATGGCTATTATCAGATATCAGCCCGTCAGAAACATGCTGGACAGTTTCTTCAAGGATAATGAATTCATGCCTAATTTTCAGGACAAGAATTTCAGAATGCCTGTTGATATTTATGAAAAAGATGGAAATGTTACTATCGATTTTGAACTTCCCGGTCTTGATAAAAAAGATATTAACATCGAACTTGAAGGTAACAATCTTACTGTTTCCGGCAAAATGCAAAAAGACAATGAAGTCAGAGAAGAGAATTATTACCGTTGCGAGCGTTCATACGGTGAATTTTCCCGATCCTTTACACTTCCCGATGGTATTAAAGAAAAAGACCTCAATGCAGCATATAAAGATGGTGTGCTAAAGGTCTCATTCCCAAAGACCAAAGAGATCGAAAAGAAGAAAAAGATTGAAGTTTCATAA
- a CDS encoding GtrA family protein produces MIKRFIKFTIRGLVGTIVDTAVLWLLTTYAFHTYFTKYILAPSISFEIGILVGYVIIYFWIWNHRVLNNFKDFMRRIPKYNLAVLFSFGVKLALLNIIKQIFHFDVVICNLIALFFSGFINFFANEKIIFKEKKPVIEDLYENL; encoded by the coding sequence ATGATTAAACGTTTTATAAAATTTACCATACGAGGATTAGTTGGAACCATTGTTGATACTGCTGTTCTATGGTTACTTACGACATACGCTTTTCACACGTACTTCACAAAATATATTCTTGCACCTTCCATATCATTTGAAATTGGTATTCTTGTAGGTTATGTCATTATATATTTTTGGATTTGGAATCATCGTGTGCTCAATAATTTTAAGGATTTTATGAGGAGAATTCCTAAATATAACCTGGCAGTTCTCTTTTCTTTTGGTGTAAAATTAGCACTTTTAAATATTATAAAACAGATCTTTCATTTTGATGTTGTGATCTGTAATTTGATCGCACTTTTCTTTTCCGGTTTCATTAATTTCTTTGCAAATGAGAAGATAATATTTAAAGAGAAAAAGCCGGTTATCGAAGACCTTTACGAAAATTTATAA
- a CDS encoding agmatine deiminase family protein: MKKFSLIITLLFCFSTFILADTVNKINIHYAEIPHAEKWYEEHPGELPIWLTEEELLYLDEIGKGSRSTLEPPAPVRQPSEFEPMQGVLVRYPLGISTAIVAEMAEDVIVYCVVSSYNQTSAYNAFNNAGVNMDNVEFIITSTDTYWIRDYGPWFIFNGNNEAGITDFDYNRPRPNDDAVPSVCSTYFGINYYLMNLIATGGNYMTDGHGISVSTDLVWEENPSLSHAEINTLVEDYLGIETYHVVPDVNGEYIKHVDCWGKYLSPTQILIREVPTYHSQYDEIEAAVDYFESQPSCYGTNYEVPRVNTPNNQPYTNSLILNNKVLVPITGSAYDSQAIASYEAAMPGYEVLGFTGSWQSTDALHCRTMGVTDQGMLYIYHIPVTDTVTTSDDITIIASIYPYSGEALILDSLLVYWKRSTDIDFNELILNPIFGNAFTADIPAQPNGTTIQYYIHAADNSDRSENNPYIGAPMAYSFYVMNSVSVDEPQYNEITEATNYPNPFTVTTTIAFTLTHKPMDKIVVGIYNIKGQLVRIISASSENTVVTAQWDGKSQTGQDVPAGVYFYRITLDGKTYTQKMLKVR; encoded by the coding sequence ATGAAGAAATTCTCTTTGATCATAACTTTATTGTTTTGCTTCAGCACTTTTATACTAGCAGATACCGTTAATAAAATTAACATACATTACGCTGAAATCCCCCATGCCGAGAAATGGTATGAGGAACATCCTGGCGAGTTGCCGATCTGGCTCACTGAAGAAGAACTTCTCTATCTTGATGAGATTGGTAAAGGTTCTCGCTCAACCCTTGAACCTCCAGCACCAGTTCGTCAGCCATCAGAATTTGAACCCATGCAGGGTGTTCTTGTACGTTATCCTCTTGGCATTTCAACTGCCATCGTAGCTGAAATGGCAGAAGATGTGATCGTCTATTGCGTCGTTTCTTCATATAATCAAACCAGCGCATATAATGCCTTTAATAATGCCGGCGTGAACATGGACAATGTCGAGTTTATTATTACTTCAACCGACACCTATTGGATTCGTGACTATGGTCCATGGTTTATCTTTAATGGTAACAATGAGGCGGGTATTACTGATTTCGACTACAATAGACCTCGCCCAAATGACGATGCAGTTCCATCTGTGTGCTCGACATATTTTGGTATTAATTATTATTTGATGAATCTTATTGCAACTGGTGGAAATTATATGACAGACGGTCATGGGATTTCTGTATCAACAGATCTTGTTTGGGAGGAGAATCCATCTTTATCCCATGCTGAGATCAATACACTTGTGGAGGATTATCTTGGGATTGAAACCTATCACGTTGTTCCAGATGTGAACGGCGAATACATCAAGCATGTAGACTGCTGGGGAAAATATCTCAGTCCAACTCAGATACTCATTCGTGAAGTTCCAACCTATCATTCCCAATATGATGAAATTGAAGCAGCAGTTGATTACTTCGAATCGCAGCCAAGTTGCTATGGAACAAACTATGAAGTCCCACGAGTTAACACCCCGAATAATCAACCATACACAAACTCTCTCATACTTAATAACAAAGTTCTTGTACCAATCACCGGAAGTGCATATGATTCTCAAGCAATCGCATCGTATGAAGCTGCAATGCCGGGTTATGAAGTATTGGGATTTACAGGTTCATGGCAGTCAACCGATGCTTTACACTGCCGGACAATGGGAGTTACAGATCAGGGTATGCTTTATATTTATCATATACCTGTGACCGACACAGTAACCACATCCGATGACATAACAATAATAGCAAGCATTTATCCATATAGCGGAGAAGCCCTGATCCTTGATTCTCTTCTTGTCTATTGGAAGCGTTCAACAGATATTGATTTCAACGAACTTATCCTGAATCCTATTTTTGGCAATGCTTTTACTGCGGATATTCCAGCGCAACCGAATGGTACAACTATTCAATACTATATTCATGCAGCGGATAATTCCGATCGTAGTGAGAACAATCCCTATATCGGTGCACCGATGGCGTACTCGTTTTATGTCATGAATTCTGTTTCTGTTGATGAACCTCAATATAATGAAATAACAGAAGCCACGAATTATCCTAATCCATTTACAGTTACCACAACTATCGCTTTCACTCTCACACATAAACCTATGGACAAAATAGTAGTTGGCATCTACAACATCAAAGGTCAGCTTGTTAGAATTATATCGGCTTCCTCAGAAAATACAGTCGTAACTGCTCAATGGGATGGTAAGAGTCAAACAGGTCAAGATGTTCCGGCAGGTGTGTATTTCTATCGAATTACTTTAGATGGAAAAACCTATACCCAAAAAATGCTTAAGGTACGATAA
- the mltG gene encoding endolytic transglycosylase MltG, with the protein MKKIFFITLVLVLFYFFFYTIWSLYEKHPILNETIDIPKGSSVFQIAKKLEQKRIISSAPLFIIANKLLPKDCNIRYGKFNFTGKYSFMEVLHKLTSGEVVTNKITIPEGYTVRRIASLFDRSGLADYSIFMELCSDSAFIDSIDVPISNLEGFLFPETYYIPYFADEKYIISMMVDNFFLQFEEVHPNPITFDSLYQILIMASIVEREAIYDDERPLIAGVYNKRLKENMLLQADPTVAYALELNRISRKKIYYDDLKIQSDYNTYLYRGLPPTPISNPGIQSILAAIHPQDTDFLFFFAGKNKRHIFSKTYREHLKKLNRI; encoded by the coding sequence ATGAAAAAAATATTTTTTATCACTTTAGTCCTTGTGCTTTTCTATTTCTTTTTTTACACTATTTGGAGTTTATATGAAAAACATCCCATTCTTAATGAGACAATCGATATTCCAAAAGGATCTTCGGTTTTTCAAATTGCAAAGAAACTTGAGCAAAAAAGGATTATATCTTCTGCCCCCCTGTTTATCATTGCAAATAAGTTATTACCAAAAGATTGCAATATTCGGTATGGTAAATTTAATTTTACTGGCAAGTATTCTTTTATGGAGGTATTGCATAAACTCACCAGCGGAGAAGTGGTCACAAATAAGATAACAATTCCAGAAGGTTATACTGTTCGACGTATAGCCAGTTTATTCGATAGAAGCGGTCTTGCTGATTATTCCATATTCATGGAGCTATGTTCTGATTCAGCATTCATAGACAGTATCGATGTGCCGATTTCAAACCTAGAGGGATTTCTTTTTCCCGAAACCTACTATATTCCTTATTTTGCTGATGAGAAATATATCATATCTATGATGGTGGATAATTTTTTTCTGCAATTCGAAGAAGTTCACCCAAACCCCATAACTTTTGATTCATTATACCAAATTCTGATCATGGCGTCGATAGTCGAGCGGGAGGCAATTTATGATGATGAGCGACCGCTTATTGCAGGAGTGTATAACAAAAGATTGAAAGAAAATATGCTTCTTCAGGCAGATCCAACCGTTGCATATGCCCTGGAGTTAAATCGTATTTCAAGAAAGAAAATATACTACGATGATCTTAAGATCCAGTCGGATTACAATACATATTTATATCGAGGACTCCCACCAACGCCAATCTCCAATCCGGGTATTCAATCAATTCTTGCAGCAATTCATCCCCAGGATACCGATTTCCTTTTCTTTTTTGCAGGAAAGAACAAACGGCATATTTTTTCAAAAACCTATAGAGAGCATTTAAAGAAACTTAATAGAATTTAA
- the ruvX gene encoding Holliday junction resolvase RuvX has product MALDYGERRIGIALSDEDQLISFPFRTIDTRKTPDVVKEIVGIIKEQDVGAVIIGNPLTDEGCDSKKSKDIKAFTQMLSHHISVSITLWDESFTTKQALAVMNKASKKLKKNRDAVDQLAASLLLKDYLESQ; this is encoded by the coding sequence ATGGCTCTGGATTACGGAGAGAGACGTATCGGCATAGCTCTTTCAGATGAAGATCAGCTTATTTCTTTTCCCTTTCGGACAATCGATACCAGAAAGACTCCTGATGTTGTTAAAGAGATCGTTGGAATTATCAAAGAACAGGATGTCGGAGCAGTTATTATTGGAAATCCCTTAACCGATGAAGGATGTGATTCAAAAAAATCTAAGGATATAAAAGCTTTTACCCAGATGCTGTCTCATCATATATCAGTATCAATTACTTTATGGGATGAATCTTTCACAACAAAACAAGCGCTTGCCGTAATGAACAAAGCAAGTAAAAAATTAAAAAAAAACAGAGACGCCGTTGATCAGCTCGCTGCATCGCTCCTTCTTAAAGATTACCTGGAATCCCAATAA
- a CDS encoding T9SS type A sorting domain-containing protein, which translates to MKKTLALFLMLIFVASMVYASDSKIALDKTETQFEINENSYYNLNITFEFSDIFTQDISSEKGTFTELNITDGYFIGEIGSPKLPAIKKLIEVPFGASASVEVLDYTVSEYSLSDYHISNRIMPVQPSYPKSVDPSTVTFEFNEDEYTRNEYNETELATVEILGTLRDNRIGRLVIAPVLYNPVKETIKVYNDIQVQVTFQNPDINETEYIKSSTYSPYFNVVNKRLFNGRDHGYPNHPDLVTYPVKYLIVADRMFETTLEDFIEWKTQKGFEVIVGYTDIIGTSVSAIKTWIHTQYNAGTPSDPAPSFVLFVGDTGQIPSETGSSTNKVTDLYYCSVDGDMFPEMYYGRFSATTTGQLETQIDRTIAYEKYQFSDPSYLDNVTLIAGADGSWNPSVGQPTVHYGTNNYFNTANGFDDVHTYLTSYTGCYDTINDGLSLINYTAHGSQTSWSNPNMSQSMVNALTNVEMWPLAIGNCCLSGDFGYGECFGETWARATHNTTGEPTGAIGYIASAPSSYWYEDFYWAVGAFPTPGGGYVPTYNETSWGAYDAPFVSDYVCNDAVLFCGNLAVTEVDIQGYPQHSNPTYYWQAYNILGDPSVCTYLTQAEINAVSFPGLLPIGATSFTVQADPGSYVAISMNGVLHGAALANDLGSAVVPIDPFTTAGTADIIVTKPQFQPVISTVIVATPAVVNINPPAIPINTLTDVTIGVFEDDGTTPIPNVNIEVNGPGVYGTVSGITNASGSCTLNFGGEYGGDTILNIIGWRTGDGYNLVDEPFGITGGLDLNNPDIWVTTTFGLEDTFGLNLPGTVLFSQDETECTYGLYVVEKDSSIYSTTDEIIYTPTCLTDILAAIMKSGYNMYQETFTTIEVFGTVSGYVTDSDNAVAVSNAEVRFYEHGGDPTEEPLFSDITDGTGFYEITSEYPVDYYDIYIDIWGFDPYQEMNFFLNYSSNTHDIVIDPVESSMVSGQLMSDFAILSTGTLSYYRSDNGEEYASVEVSDGTYEVVLPNFTYNVYVSSLQHVPYSGTLTVEGDMGINYHLGSAAIFADFEQNDGDFVSNNSNGWQWGMPSGGEIFAHSGTKCWATVLGGYYGVDNADWTLDSPEFSISGNGFLTFWHYYDFEGTSTHFDGGNVSLSTNGGVSFNVITPVGGYSGSISGLDGEQGFGGQIDEWEQVEFDISGYTGDNAILRWHFGTDYSVHDYYGWYIDDVLYGDPNSSWQEIYFDNDPEIPVVSTRLQQNFPNPVLDKTSIAFSLPINISKAELKIYNIKGQLVQTFKPDISTGPSHVIQWDGKDINQKPVANGIYFYRLTTDNKELTKKMILLR; encoded by the coding sequence ATGAAGAAAACATTGGCTTTATTTCTGATGTTGATTTTTGTTGCTTCAATGGTATATGCCAGCGATTCAAAAATCGCATTGGACAAAACAGAAACACAGTTCGAGATCAATGAAAATTCCTACTACAACCTTAATATCACCTTTGAATTTTCTGACATCTTTACTCAAGACATTTCATCCGAAAAAGGAACATTTACTGAACTTAATATTACTGACGGCTATTTCATCGGAGAGATTGGTTCACCCAAACTCCCTGCAATCAAGAAATTGATCGAAGTACCTTTCGGTGCGAGTGCATCAGTAGAAGTACTTGATTATACTGTCAGCGAATACTCACTTTCTGACTATCATATATCAAACCGCATTATGCCTGTTCAACCTTCATATCCGAAAAGTGTTGATCCCTCAACCGTTACGTTTGAATTCAACGAAGATGAATATACAAGGAATGAGTATAATGAAACTGAACTTGCAACTGTAGAAATACTCGGCACCTTACGTGATAATCGTATCGGTCGTCTGGTAATCGCACCTGTCCTCTATAATCCAGTAAAAGAAACTATCAAGGTTTATAACGACATTCAGGTGCAGGTTACCTTTCAAAATCCCGATATTAATGAAACAGAATATATCAAATCTTCAACTTACTCACCCTATTTTAATGTAGTTAATAAAAGACTTTTTAATGGTCGTGATCATGGTTATCCTAATCATCCCGACCTTGTAACGTATCCTGTGAAATACCTTATTGTTGCTGACAGAATGTTTGAAACAACCCTTGAGGATTTCATCGAATGGAAAACACAAAAGGGATTCGAAGTAATTGTTGGTTATACTGATATAATCGGAACCTCAGTAAGTGCGATCAAAACCTGGATACATACCCAATATAACGCAGGAACCCCTTCCGATCCTGCTCCAAGTTTTGTACTTTTTGTGGGTGACACAGGTCAGATCCCTTCAGAAACAGGATCTTCCACAAACAAGGTTACAGATCTCTATTATTGCAGTGTTGATGGGGATATGTTCCCTGAAATGTATTATGGCAGATTCTCTGCAACCACAACTGGTCAACTTGAAACACAGATAGACAGAACAATTGCTTATGAAAAATATCAATTTTCTGACCCATCATACCTTGATAATGTCACATTGATCGCAGGTGCTGACGGCTCATGGAATCCAAGTGTTGGGCAGCCGACTGTGCATTATGGTACAAATAATTATTTCAATACAGCTAATGGCTTTGATGATGTTCATACATATTTAACGTCATATACCGGCTGTTATGATACAATCAATGATGGTCTTAGCCTTATAAATTATACTGCTCATGGAAGCCAGACAAGCTGGAGTAATCCCAATATGAGCCAATCAATGGTGAATGCTCTCACGAATGTTGAAATGTGGCCCCTTGCAATTGGGAACTGCTGTTTGAGCGGTGACTTTGGTTATGGTGAATGCTTCGGTGAGACATGGGCTCGTGCAACACATAATACAACAGGAGAACCAACTGGAGCGATCGGTTATATCGCATCTGCACCTTCTTCATATTGGTATGAAGATTTCTACTGGGCAGTGGGTGCTTTCCCAACTCCTGGTGGTGGTTACGTTCCTACCTATAATGAAACATCATGGGGTGCTTATGACGCTCCATTTGTTTCGGACTATGTCTGTAATGATGCTGTTCTTTTCTGCGGGAATCTTGCTGTAACGGAAGTCGACATACAGGGTTATCCTCAACATTCCAATCCTACTTATTACTGGCAGGCATATAACATTCTTGGTGATCCGTCCGTATGCACATATCTTACACAAGCTGAAATAAATGCAGTTTCATTCCCTGGTTTGTTACCTATCGGTGCAACAAGTTTTACAGTTCAAGCTGATCCAGGTTCTTATGTAGCAATCTCTATGAATGGTGTGCTTCATGGTGCTGCTCTTGCCAATGACCTCGGAAGCGCTGTTGTCCCTATAGATCCATTCACTACTGCCGGAACTGCTGACATTATTGTAACAAAACCTCAGTTCCAGCCAGTTATTTCGACTGTCATTGTTGCTACACCTGCCGTCGTGAACATTAATCCTCCCGCTATTCCAATTAACACTTTGACCGATGTAACGATCGGTGTTTTTGAGGATGACGGCACAACTCCAATTCCTAACGTCAATATTGAGGTAAATGGTCCCGGCGTATATGGAACAGTTTCCGGTATTACAAACGCATCAGGTAGCTGCACCTTGAACTTTGGCGGCGAATACGGTGGAGATACGATCCTCAATATTATTGGATGGAGAACAGGTGACGGTTATAATTTAGTAGATGAACCATTCGGTATTACTGGAGGATTGGATCTGAACAATCCTGATATTTGGGTTACGACAACCTTTGGACTTGAAGACACGTTTGGTCTCAATCTCCCGGGCACAGTACTCTTCTCACAAGACGAAACAGAATGTACCTATGGACTCTATGTTGTTGAAAAGGATAGTTCAATCTACTCAACAACCGATGAAATTATATACACTCCGACTTGTTTAACAGATATTTTAGCTGCAATTATGAAGTCTGGTTACAACATGTATCAGGAGACCTTCACTACGATCGAAGTATTTGGTACAGTATCCGGTTATGTTACCGATTCGGATAATGCCGTTGCAGTCTCAAATGCTGAAGTTCGATTCTATGAGCATGGTGGCGATCCGACAGAAGAACCTCTCTTCAGCGATATAACTGATGGAACTGGTTTCTATGAAATTACATCAGAATATCCAGTCGATTATTATGATATTTATATTGATATTTGGGGATTTGATCCTTATCAAGAGATGAACTTCTTCCTGAACTACAGCTCAAACACGCACGATATTGTTATAGATCCTGTTGAAAGCAGTATGGTTTCAGGACAACTTATGAGTGATTTTGCAATTCTATCAACAGGAACCTTGAGTTATTACCGAAGTGATAATGGAGAGGAATATGCTTCTGTTGAAGTAAGTGATGGAACCTATGAAGTTGTTCTTCCCAACTTTACGTATAATGTATATGTCTCGTCCCTTCAGCATGTGCCCTACTCTGGTACACTCACAGTCGAAGGAGACATGGGTATAAATTATCATCTTGGCAGTGCTGCTATCTTTGCAGATTTTGAGCAGAATGATGGTGATTTTGTCAGTAACAATTCAAATGGCTGGCAGTGGGGTATGCCATCAGGCGGTGAGATATTTGCACATTCCGGAACGAAATGCTGGGCAACAGTTCTTGGTGGTTATTACGGTGTAGATAATGCAGATTGGACACTTGATTCACCAGAATTCTCGATAAGTGGTAATGGCTTCCTGACCTTCTGGCATTACTATGACTTTGAAGGAACTTCAACCCACTTCGATGGCGGCAATGTATCTCTTTCAACAAATGGAGGTGTGAGTTTCAACGTTATCACTCCAGTAGGGGGATATTCAGGTAGTATTAGCGGACTTGATGGTGAACAGGGCTTTGGTGGTCAAATAGATGAATGGGAACAAGTTGAGTTCGACATAAGTGGATATACTGGCGATAATGCTATCCTCAGATGGCACTTTGGAACTGACTATTCAGTTCATGATTATTATGGCTGGTATATAGACGATGTGCTCTATGGTGATCCAAACTCAAGCTGGCAGGAGATCTATTTTGATAACGATCCTGAAATACCTGTTGTTTCCACCAGACTTCAGCAAAACTTCCCGAACCCGGTTCTTGATAAAACATCGATAGCCTTCTCGCTTCCTATTAATATCTCTAAAGCAGAATTAAAGATTTATAATATAAAAGGTCAACTTGTACAAACATTCAAGCCGGATATATCTACCGGTCCTTCACATGTTATACAGTGGGACGGAAAAGATATCAACCAAAAACCGGTTGCGAATGGTATTTACTTCTACAGACTGACCACCGATAATAAAGAATTAACTAAAAAAATGATATTGTTACGATAG